The following are from one region of the Nocardioides marmotae genome:
- a CDS encoding nucleoside deaminase, translating into MPDSDLLASALARAVAEARTGLAEGGIPIGAALVHDGRVLGTGRNRRVQLGSPTRHGETDCLENIGRLPASVYAASTMVTTLSPCDMCTGAILLYGIPRVVIGENRNFLGGEDYLRSRGVEVVVLDDAECVAMMGGFIRDQPTLWNEDIGVEA; encoded by the coding sequence GTGCCCGACTCCGACCTGCTCGCCTCCGCCCTCGCCCGCGCCGTCGCCGAGGCCCGCACCGGCCTCGCCGAGGGCGGCATCCCCATCGGCGCCGCCCTCGTCCACGACGGCCGGGTGCTCGGCACCGGCCGCAACCGCCGGGTGCAGCTGGGCAGCCCGACCCGCCACGGCGAGACCGACTGCCTGGAGAACATCGGCCGGCTCCCGGCCAGCGTGTACGCCGCCTCGACGATGGTCACCACGCTCTCGCCGTGCGACATGTGCACCGGCGCGATCCTGCTCTACGGCATCCCGCGCGTGGTGATCGGGGAGAACCGCAACTTCCTCGGCGGCGAGGACTACCTGCGTTCGCGGGGCGTCGAGGTCGTCGTGCTCGACGACGCCGAGTGCGTGGCGATGATGGGCGGTTTCATCCGCGACCAGCCGACCCTGTGGAACGAGGACATCGGCGTCGAGGCCTGA
- a CDS encoding ABC transporter permease: MSINLLALIGAMLTIATPLVWAGIGELITERSGVLNLSIEGTMYLGAFIGFLAAARSGSPWIGLLAAVVGGVLAGALMGFFVVTLGLNQHVSGLGLTLLLIAICEFTFRLLYAGDRPTLDDKFRVLFRGNEVLGQHWLTYVGFLVLAPAAWWVLRSTGLGMRLHAVGESFEAADVAGISVTATRYVALMVGSALMAIGGAFLTLAVLGSFTLDIVSGRGWVCIALVIFARWRVWPAVLGALIFAGTDALQLQLAITSAFDGVPGELMLALPYLAVIAALAIGGRTVRYPGSYLKAYRRA, from the coding sequence ATGAGCATCAACCTGCTGGCGCTCATCGGCGCCATGCTCACCATCGCCACGCCCCTCGTGTGGGCGGGCATCGGCGAGCTGATCACCGAGCGCAGCGGCGTGCTCAACCTGAGCATCGAGGGCACGATGTACCTCGGCGCGTTCATCGGGTTCCTCGCCGCCGCCCGCAGCGGCTCGCCGTGGATCGGCCTGCTCGCAGCGGTCGTCGGGGGCGTCCTCGCCGGGGCCCTGATGGGCTTCTTCGTGGTCACCCTCGGGCTCAACCAGCACGTCTCCGGCCTCGGCCTGACGCTGCTGCTCATCGCGATCTGCGAGTTCACCTTCCGGCTGCTCTACGCCGGCGACCGGCCGACCCTGGACGACAAGTTCCGCGTCCTCTTCCGCGGCAACGAGGTGCTCGGCCAGCACTGGCTGACCTACGTCGGCTTCCTCGTGCTCGCGCCGGCCGCCTGGTGGGTGCTGCGCTCGACCGGGCTCGGCATGCGCCTGCACGCGGTGGGGGAGAGCTTCGAGGCCGCCGACGTCGCCGGCATCTCGGTGACCGCCACGCGGTACGTCGCCCTCATGGTCGGCAGCGCGCTGATGGCCATCGGCGGGGCGTTCCTCACCCTCGCGGTGCTGGGCAGCTTCACCCTCGACATCGTCAGCGGACGCGGCTGGGTGTGCATCGCGCTGGTCATCTTCGCCCGCTGGCGGGTCTGGCCGGCCGTCCTCGGCGCGCTGATCTTCGCCGGGACCGACGCCCTGCAGCTGCAGCTGGCGATCACCTCGGCCTTCGACGGGGTCCCCGGCGAGCTGATGCTCGCGCTGCCGTACCTCGCCGTCATCGCCGCCCTCGCCATCGGCGGGCGCACCGTGCGCTACCCCGGCTCCTACCTCAAGGCCTACCGCCGCGCCTGA
- a CDS encoding ABC transporter permease, which translates to MKFVLRGHEPRWLAPVAVLVAVLVTLALTAVPIRLAGAAPLAAYERYLVTPLTSTNGLYEVLLTATPLLFTGIAVAVAFRAGYWNIGAEGQFLLGAIGTTWVGTTFTDLPPAVALPLGFLAGMAGGVLWAVVPAWLKRHAGIDEVVTTLLLNPVALLVVQGLLNGPWRNSSSGFTDSDRLGSGFDLPALVPGSRVHWGFAVAILVIVVAGVVLARTAVGVRIKAAGQSPRAAEFSGVDVGRLQWRCALVSGGIAGLGGASQVMGVQHQLTAGISDGYGYTGVIVATLGGLAAIGVVLVALLLGDISVGAQNVSLVLQVPAQLGAMFSALLLLAVLSAMSWRRYRLQWRSRSRSGGSR; encoded by the coding sequence ATGAAGTTCGTGCTGCGCGGCCACGAGCCGCGCTGGCTGGCCCCGGTGGCGGTGCTCGTCGCCGTCCTGGTCACCCTCGCGCTGACCGCGGTGCCGATCCGGCTCGCGGGGGCGGCGCCGCTGGCGGCGTACGAGCGGTATCTGGTTACCCCGCTCACCTCGACCAACGGCCTCTACGAGGTGCTGCTGACCGCGACCCCGCTGCTGTTCACCGGCATCGCGGTGGCGGTCGCGTTCCGCGCCGGCTACTGGAACATCGGCGCGGAGGGGCAGTTCCTCCTCGGCGCGATCGGCACCACCTGGGTCGGCACCACCTTCACCGACCTGCCCCCGGCCGTCGCGCTGCCGCTCGGCTTCCTCGCCGGCATGGCCGGCGGGGTGCTGTGGGCGGTCGTCCCGGCCTGGCTCAAGCGCCACGCCGGCATCGACGAGGTCGTCACCACGCTGCTGCTCAACCCGGTCGCGCTGCTGGTGGTCCAGGGCCTGCTCAACGGCCCCTGGCGCAACTCCAGCAGCGGGTTCACCGACTCCGACCGGCTCGGGTCGGGCTTCGACCTGCCCGCGCTCGTCCCGGGCAGCCGGGTGCACTGGGGCTTCGCGGTCGCGATCCTCGTCATCGTGGTCGCCGGCGTCGTGCTGGCCCGCACCGCGGTCGGCGTACGGATCAAGGCCGCCGGGCAGTCCCCCCGCGCCGCGGAGTTCAGCGGCGTGGACGTCGGCCGGCTCCAGTGGCGCTGCGCGCTGGTCTCCGGCGGCATCGCCGGGCTCGGCGGCGCCTCGCAGGTGATGGGCGTGCAGCACCAGCTCACCGCCGGCATCAGCGACGGCTACGGCTACACCGGCGTCATCGTCGCCACCCTCGGCGGCCTCGCCGCGATCGGCGTCGTGCTGGTCGCGCTGCTGCTCGGCGACATCTCGGTCGGCGCGCAGAACGTCTCGCTGGTCCTGCAGGTCCCCGCGCAGCTCGGCGCGATGTTCAGCGCCCTGCTGCTCCTGGCGGTGCTCTCGGCGATGAGCTGGCGCCGCTACCGGCTCCAGTGGCGGTCCCGATCGCGATCAGGAGGCTCCCGATGA
- a CDS encoding ABC transporter ATP-binding protein: MARPLLELTGITKRYGDLLANDDVSLRVAPGEVVAMLGENGAGKSTLMKVVYGLVRPDAGTIAVDGTPLDIASPKDAMAAGIGMVTQEFSLVETMTVTDNIALSGVGLGRVDRAETRRRVVEAMERVGVTLDPDRLVGSLSIGERQRVEIVKALFHDCRVVILDEPTAVLTPQDVRALFETVRRLRTAGLGILLVSHKLREVAEISDRVVVLRRGRLVGERATATVRDEELAALMMGGSTDEVAATTASGDGEATELEAAVGMAGGPAPATRRPHPAAAAEPVLRLSGLTVSRGGRDVLRGIDLTVRGGEIVGLAGVSGNGQTELVEVLSATLPVTSGTLEVAGQDVTSAGVGERLAAGLGRLTEDRRGSVVPQMSVEYNLVLEDLPAYTRRGLLDRTAVRAHAEAMIERFDIRARPIDAVATLSGGNMQKVLLARALARRPRVLVVAQPTRGLDIGAYRYVHQQLDELRSEGAGVLLVSEDLDELRALSDRVVVLFGGEVVGELPVAEASPDRLGVLMAGGGSA, encoded by the coding sequence GTGGCCCGTCCGCTCCTCGAGCTCACCGGCATCACCAAGCGGTACGGCGACCTGCTCGCCAACGACGACGTCTCGCTGCGCGTCGCGCCCGGTGAGGTGGTCGCCATGCTCGGGGAGAACGGCGCCGGCAAGTCCACGCTGATGAAGGTCGTCTACGGCCTGGTCCGGCCCGACGCCGGCACGATCGCCGTCGACGGGACGCCGCTGGACATCGCCTCCCCCAAGGACGCGATGGCCGCCGGCATCGGCATGGTCACCCAGGAGTTCTCCCTCGTGGAGACCATGACCGTCACCGACAACATCGCCCTCTCCGGCGTCGGGCTCGGCCGGGTCGACCGCGCCGAGACCCGCCGCCGGGTGGTCGAGGCGATGGAGCGGGTCGGGGTCACCCTCGACCCCGACCGGCTCGTCGGCTCGCTCTCGATCGGCGAGCGGCAGCGGGTGGAGATCGTCAAGGCGCTCTTCCACGACTGCCGGGTGGTCATCCTCGACGAGCCGACCGCGGTGCTCACCCCGCAGGACGTGCGCGCCCTCTTCGAGACCGTACGTCGCCTGCGGACCGCGGGCCTGGGCATCCTGCTCGTCTCCCACAAGCTGCGGGAGGTCGCTGAGATCTCCGACCGCGTCGTCGTCCTCCGCCGCGGGCGGCTGGTCGGGGAGCGGGCCACCGCGACCGTGCGCGACGAGGAGCTGGCCGCGCTGATGATGGGCGGCAGCACCGACGAGGTCGCGGCCACCACCGCGAGCGGCGACGGCGAGGCCACCGAGCTCGAGGCGGCTGTGGGCATGGCCGGAGGCCCGGCCCCGGCGACCCGCCGTCCCCACCCGGCCGCCGCTGCCGAGCCGGTGCTCCGGCTGAGCGGGCTGACCGTCAGCCGCGGTGGCCGCGACGTGCTCCGCGGCATCGACCTCACCGTCCGCGGCGGCGAGATCGTCGGCCTGGCCGGCGTCTCCGGCAACGGCCAGACCGAGCTGGTGGAGGTGCTCAGCGCCACCCTGCCGGTCACCTCCGGCACCCTCGAGGTCGCCGGGCAGGACGTCACCTCTGCCGGGGTCGGGGAGCGGCTGGCCGCCGGGCTCGGCCGGCTCACCGAGGACCGCCGCGGCAGCGTCGTGCCGCAGATGAGCGTGGAGTACAACCTGGTCCTCGAGGACCTCCCCGCCTACACCCGCCGCGGCCTGCTCGACCGCACGGCGGTCCGGGCCCACGCCGAGGCGATGATCGAGCGCTTCGACATCCGCGCCCGCCCGATCGACGCGGTCGCGACGCTCTCGGGCGGCAACATGCAGAAGGTCCTGCTGGCCCGCGCCCTCGCGCGCCGCCCGCGGGTGCTCGTCGTCGCCCAGCCCACCCGCGGCCTCGACATCGGCGCCTACCGCTACGTCCACCAGCAGCTCGACGAGCTGCGCTCGGAGGGCGCCGGCGTGCTGCTGGTCTCCGAGGACCTCGACGAGCTGCGCGCGCTCAGCGACCGCGTCGTCGTGCTGTTCGGTGGCGAGGTGGTCGGCGAGCTGCCGGTCGCCGAGGCCTCCCCGGACCGGCTCGGCGTCCTGATGGCCGGAGGAGGATCGGCATGA
- a CDS encoding BMP family protein: MNVTPASRPRRSPLRRTWAAVAIVGALALSACGGATGEESDGGSGGSGSEDLPLIYGVYATPLEEPWDGAIHAALQEAADDGEIRYKHVDDLSTSDAMERGLRDIAANEEPDAIIGDAFAAEEAVRKVAAEFPDIPFAFGSGEKPVEPNMSVFDNWLQDPAYLSGMLAGGMTKSDTIGIVGAMPIPEVNRIVNAFVLGVKETSPKATVKVSFINSFFDPAAAKQAAQAHISAGADVLFAERDGVIAAAEEADIPVVGMMVDQHDEAPGHVITSLIWHMRPTVDAVIEQATGEPQAVDLGEFSFMKVGGSELAEINTDVVGGVPDELVAKVEKVKAAIMDGSFTTPVDEAAPASSIDVSKK; this comes from the coding sequence ATGAACGTCACTCCCGCATCCCGACCCCGTCGGTCCCCGCTGCGCCGCACCTGGGCCGCCGTCGCGATCGTCGGCGCGCTCGCCCTCTCCGCCTGCGGCGGCGCCACCGGCGAGGAGTCCGACGGCGGCTCCGGGGGCTCCGGCTCCGAGGACCTGCCGCTGATCTACGGCGTGTACGCCACCCCGCTCGAGGAGCCCTGGGACGGCGCGATCCACGCCGCGCTGCAGGAGGCGGCCGACGACGGCGAGATCCGCTACAAGCACGTCGACGACCTCAGCACCTCCGACGCGATGGAGCGCGGCCTGCGCGACATCGCCGCCAACGAGGAGCCCGACGCGATCATCGGCGACGCGTTCGCCGCCGAGGAGGCGGTCCGCAAGGTCGCCGCGGAGTTCCCCGACATCCCCTTCGCCTTCGGCTCCGGCGAGAAGCCGGTCGAGCCCAACATGAGCGTCTTCGACAACTGGCTCCAGGACCCGGCGTACCTCTCGGGCATGCTCGCCGGCGGGATGACCAAGAGCGACACCATCGGCATCGTCGGCGCCATGCCGATCCCCGAGGTCAACCGCATCGTCAACGCCTTCGTGCTCGGCGTGAAGGAGACGAGCCCGAAGGCGACGGTGAAGGTCTCCTTCATCAACAGCTTCTTCGACCCCGCCGCGGCCAAGCAGGCCGCCCAGGCCCACATCTCGGCCGGTGCCGACGTCCTCTTCGCCGAGCGCGACGGCGTCATCGCCGCCGCCGAGGAGGCCGACATCCCGGTGGTCGGCATGATGGTCGACCAGCACGACGAGGCGCCCGGGCACGTGATCACCTCCCTGATCTGGCACATGCGGCCCACCGTGGACGCGGTCATCGAGCAGGCCACCGGCGAGCCGCAGGCCGTCGACCTGGGCGAGTTCTCCTTCATGAAGGTCGGCGGCTCCGAGCTGGCCGAGATCAACACCGACGTGGTCGGCGGCGTGCCGGACGAGCTCGTCGCGAAGGTCGAGAAGGTCAAGGCCGCGATCATGGACGGCAGCTTCACCACCCCCGTGGACGAGGCCGCGCCCGCCAGCTCGATCGACGTGTCGAAGAAGTGA
- a CDS encoding PucR family transcriptional regulator: MAFTVQHLLEMPLLRRARPEVLVGGDLGAREVRWVHTSEIYGISPLLKGGEVLLTTGLGLVGASAPAIESYVASLAGQGVAALLLELGRTFTTPPEGLVAAARAHGLPLVVLHGVVPFIEVTEAVHPLLITGELDVLRRVDEVTARLHEALAGGTSGPELVALVAECCATAAGVYSPDGTLLLGEDVRAGGPLGSPMGPPGGPPGVAGGPPVEAAVGRHPWAVLALADTREPALPRLATLCAGVVDLRLGPTSGAGRRAGAGADLVLALAAGQHLPRADVLVRARAAGLAPAPGCLVVGLAVALRLPGATRPGLAATAEAAQAVFGAALVAEVDGELLVATTVRPLALRGRLADFAETLDAELDATVGGGVVRVAAGPLVEDPAGLARSLPAARDALHLAARLTPASRTVLASDVGVYRLLAGIVDDAELERFVEDQLGALLDHDARHGADLVPTLDAYLEAGLSKTVAAQALGVRRQTLYARLERIARLLGGLDLENRHVRTALDLALVGWRMRSSAVTRRGRG; encoded by the coding sequence ATGGCGTTCACGGTGCAGCACCTGCTCGAAATGCCGCTCCTGCGGCGGGCGCGGCCCGAGGTGCTGGTCGGCGGCGACCTGGGCGCCCGCGAGGTCCGCTGGGTGCACACCTCGGAGATCTACGGGATCTCCCCGCTGCTCAAGGGCGGCGAGGTCCTGCTGACGACCGGGCTCGGCCTGGTCGGCGCGAGCGCCCCCGCGATCGAGTCGTACGTCGCCTCGCTGGCCGGCCAGGGCGTCGCGGCCCTGCTGCTGGAGCTCGGGCGCACCTTCACCACCCCGCCCGAGGGGCTGGTGGCCGCGGCGCGCGCGCACGGGCTGCCGCTGGTCGTGCTGCACGGGGTGGTGCCGTTCATCGAGGTGACCGAGGCGGTCCACCCGCTGCTGATCACCGGCGAGCTCGACGTGCTGCGCCGGGTCGACGAGGTCACCGCCCGGCTCCACGAGGCGCTCGCCGGCGGCACCAGCGGCCCCGAGCTGGTCGCCCTGGTCGCGGAGTGCTGCGCCACCGCGGCCGGGGTCTACTCCCCCGACGGCACACTGCTGCTCGGGGAGGACGTCCGCGCGGGCGGGCCGCTGGGCAGCCCGATGGGCCCGCCCGGAGGCCCGCCGGGGGTGGCCGGCGGCCCGCCTGTGGAGGCCGCGGTCGGCCGCCACCCGTGGGCGGTGCTGGCGCTCGCCGACACCCGCGAGCCGGCGCTGCCTCGGCTGGCGACGCTGTGCGCGGGCGTGGTCGACCTGCGCCTGGGCCCCACCAGCGGGGCCGGGCGGCGCGCCGGCGCCGGGGCCGACCTGGTGCTCGCGCTGGCGGCCGGCCAGCACCTCCCCCGCGCCGACGTGCTGGTGCGCGCCCGGGCGGCCGGGCTGGCGCCGGCGCCGGGCTGCCTCGTGGTCGGCCTGGCCGTCGCGCTGCGGCTGCCCGGGGCGACCCGGCCGGGGCTGGCCGCGACGGCCGAGGCCGCGCAGGCGGTGTTCGGTGCCGCGCTGGTCGCCGAGGTCGACGGCGAGCTGCTCGTGGCGACCACCGTGCGGCCGCTCGCGCTGCGGGGCCGGCTCGCCGACTTCGCCGAGACCCTGGACGCCGAGCTCGACGCGACCGTCGGGGGCGGCGTCGTACGCGTCGCGGCCGGGCCGCTCGTCGAGGACCCCGCCGGCCTGGCCCGCTCGCTGCCCGCCGCCCGCGACGCGCTGCACCTGGCCGCGCGGCTGACCCCGGCCTCGCGCACGGTGCTGGCCAGCGACGTCGGCGTCTACCGCCTGCTCGCGGGCATCGTGGACGACGCCGAGCTGGAGCGGTTCGTGGAGGACCAGCTCGGCGCGCTGCTCGACCACGACGCGCGGCACGGCGCGGACCTGGTGCCGACGCTGGACGCCTACCTGGAGGCCGGGCTGTCGAAGACGGTCGCCGCCCAGGCGCTCGGCGTGCGCCGCCAGACGCTGTATGCGCGGCTGGAGCGGATCGCCCGGCTGCTCGGCGGCCTGGACCTGGAGAACCGCCACGTGCGCACCGCCCTCGACCTCGCGCTCGTCGGCTGGCGGATGCGGTCCTCCGCGGTCACCCGCCGCGGCCGGGGCTGA
- a CDS encoding GH1 family beta-glucosidase — protein MTGSEIQFPPQFLWGAATAAYQVEGAAAEDGRAPSIWDTFARVPGAVIGGHTGDVACDHYHRYAADVALMKELDLGAYRFSVSWPRVRPDAGPVNPAGLAFYDRLVDELLANDVLPWLTLYHWDLPQALEDAGGWTNRDTAYRFVDHALAVHDALGDRVPAWTTLNEPWCSAFLGHTGGQHAPGRQEGANGLVAAHHLLLGHGLVVEELRKRGVGVDPDRPGSGLGITLNFTVADPHDPSEPADVDAARRVDGLFNRVFLDPLFRGGYPADVVADTEAMPVPGRGSWTDAIQDGDLDIIGVPIDVLGVNYYNGNAVARGPHPDELASNENETGRTTSTPYVGCEDVVFVSRGLPRTAMDWEVQPEGLTRLLVRLHEEYGTPPLYITENGAAYDDVVAADGTVDDPERVAFIDAHLRAVHAAMEAGVDVRGFFQWSLLDNFEWAFGYTKRFGIVHVDYDTQVRTPKSSARFYADVAASGRLGAAEAR, from the coding sequence ATGACCGGCTCCGAGATCCAGTTCCCGCCGCAGTTCCTCTGGGGCGCGGCCACCGCGGCGTACCAGGTCGAGGGCGCCGCCGCCGAGGACGGCCGCGCCCCGAGCATCTGGGACACGTTCGCGCGGGTGCCGGGCGCGGTCATCGGCGGGCACACCGGCGACGTCGCCTGCGACCACTACCACCGGTACGCCGCGGACGTCGCGCTCATGAAGGAGCTTGACCTCGGCGCCTACCGGTTCTCGGTCTCCTGGCCCCGCGTCCGCCCCGACGCCGGGCCGGTCAACCCCGCGGGCCTGGCGTTCTACGACCGGCTGGTCGACGAGCTGCTCGCCAACGACGTGCTGCCCTGGCTGACGCTCTACCACTGGGACCTCCCCCAGGCCCTCGAGGACGCCGGCGGCTGGACCAACCGCGACACCGCCTACCGGTTCGTCGACCACGCGCTCGCCGTGCACGATGCGCTGGGTGACCGGGTGCCGGCGTGGACGACGCTGAACGAGCCGTGGTGCTCGGCGTTCCTCGGCCACACCGGCGGCCAGCACGCGCCGGGCCGCCAGGAGGGCGCGAACGGCCTGGTCGCCGCCCACCACCTGCTGCTCGGCCACGGCCTGGTCGTCGAGGAGCTGCGCAAGCGCGGGGTCGGCGTCGACCCCGACCGCCCCGGCTCCGGGCTCGGCATCACCCTCAACTTCACCGTCGCCGACCCCCACGACCCGAGCGAGCCCGCCGACGTCGACGCCGCGCGCCGCGTGGACGGGCTGTTCAACCGGGTCTTCCTCGACCCGCTCTTCCGCGGCGGCTACCCCGCCGACGTCGTCGCCGACACCGAGGCCATGCCGGTGCCGGGCCGCGGCAGCTGGACCGACGCGATCCAGGACGGCGACCTGGACATCATCGGCGTCCCCATCGACGTGCTCGGCGTCAACTACTACAACGGCAACGCCGTCGCCCGGGGCCCGCACCCCGACGAGCTGGCCAGCAACGAGAACGAGACCGGCCGCACCACGAGCACCCCCTACGTCGGCTGCGAGGACGTCGTCTTCGTCAGCCGCGGCCTGCCGCGCACGGCGATGGACTGGGAGGTCCAGCCCGAGGGGCTCACCCGGCTGCTGGTCCGACTGCACGAGGAGTACGGCACCCCGCCGCTCTACATCACCGAGAACGGCGCGGCCTACGACGACGTGGTCGCCGCGGACGGGACGGTCGACGACCCCGAGCGGGTCGCGTTCATCGACGCCCACCTGCGCGCGGTGCACGCGGCGATGGAGGCCGGCGTGGACGTGCGCGGCTTCTTCCAGTGGTCCCTGCTGGACAACTTCGAGTGGGCCTTCGGCTACACCAAGCGCTTCGGCATCGTGCACGTCGACTACGACACCCAGGTGCGGACACCGAAGTCCTCGGCCCGCTTCTACGCCGACGTCGCCGCGTCCGGGAGGCTCGGCGCCGCCGAGGCCCGCTAG
- a CDS encoding LacI family DNA-binding transcriptional regulator — protein sequence MDAPGTPTLDEVARLAGVSRATASRAINGGSRVSDRARAAVEAAVRSLGYTPNPAARTLATRRTDSVAVVVPEPDDRVFSDPFFGRTLTAVNRVLAERDLQLVLLLARPGEEEGRTLRYLRNGHVDGALVVSHHRSDHLAEHLGELGLPCAFVGRPILGADRVAWADTDNVAGARLATQLLLERGCRRIGHVAGPSDMAAGQDRLAGFLDALPDRLPEALPEGGAPVEHGDFTEASGEAACARLLAAHPDLDGLFVASDLMARGALRALAAAGRSVPGDVAVVGYDDLGADHCTPPLTTVVNPAGELAERATRLMLARLDGSASGGDSVLLPPRLVRRASA from the coding sequence GTGGACGCCCCCGGTACGCCGACCCTCGACGAGGTCGCCCGGCTCGCCGGGGTGTCCCGGGCCACGGCGTCCCGCGCGATCAACGGCGGCAGCCGGGTCAGCGACCGGGCGCGGGCGGCCGTCGAGGCGGCGGTGCGCAGCCTCGGCTACACGCCGAACCCGGCCGCCCGCACGCTCGCCACGCGTCGTACCGACTCGGTGGCGGTGGTCGTCCCCGAGCCCGACGACCGGGTCTTCTCCGACCCGTTCTTCGGCCGCACGCTGACCGCGGTCAACCGGGTGCTCGCCGAGCGCGACCTGCAGCTCGTGCTGCTGCTCGCGCGGCCCGGCGAGGAGGAGGGCCGCACGCTGCGCTACCTGCGCAACGGGCACGTCGACGGCGCCCTCGTGGTCTCCCACCACCGCAGCGACCACCTGGCCGAGCACCTCGGCGAGCTCGGGCTGCCGTGCGCGTTCGTCGGCCGGCCGATCCTCGGCGCGGACCGGGTGGCCTGGGCCGACACCGACAACGTCGCCGGCGCGCGGCTGGCGACCCAGCTGCTCCTCGAGCGCGGCTGCCGGCGGATCGGGCACGTCGCCGGGCCCTCGGACATGGCTGCCGGGCAGGACCGGCTGGCGGGGTTCCTCGACGCGCTGCCCGACCGGCTCCCCGAGGCTCTACCCGAGGGCGGCGCGCCGGTCGAGCACGGCGACTTCACCGAGGCCAGCGGGGAGGCCGCCTGCGCGCGACTGCTCGCGGCCCACCCCGACCTCGACGGGCTCTTCGTCGCCTCGGACCTGATGGCCCGCGGGGCGCTGCGCGCGCTCGCCGCGGCGGGCCGGTCGGTGCCCGGCGACGTGGCGGTGGTGGGGTACGACGACCTCGGCGCCGACCACTGCACGCCCCCGCTCACCACCGTGGTCAACCCCGCCGGCGAGCTGGCCGAGCGGGCGACCCGCCTGATGCTGGCCCGGCTCGACGGCTCCGCCAGCGGCGGGGACTCGGTGCTGCTCCCGCCGCGGCTGGTGCGGCGGGCCTCCGCCTGA
- a CDS encoding TIGR03617 family F420-dependent LLM class oxidoreductase, with translation MLLDVQLDARPDGAADRARELVGAGVAGLFTFEGPHDVFLPLAAAAGAVRTDLMTNVAIAMPRSPMHLAHTAWDLQLMSGGRFRLGLGSQIKPHVENRYGATWSPPAARMREIVLAVKAILASWQDGTRLDFRGEHTRHTLMPPTFVPGPNPFSPPPVLLGALGPLMTRTAGEVADGLLVMPFHSHRHFRERTLPALGTPASPTFRVLPQAIVAMGRTPEEQHAAALGVRGLLAFYGSTPAYRPVLEVEGWADVQPELNRLSKTGDVGAMMELVTDDMLHTLAVVGTPEECAAEILRRFGDVADRVCAYFPGYAAPLDQVGALARALA, from the coding sequence GTGCTCCTCGACGTCCAGCTCGATGCCCGCCCCGACGGCGCGGCCGACCGCGCCCGCGAGCTGGTCGGCGCGGGCGTCGCCGGGCTGTTCACCTTCGAGGGCCCGCACGACGTCTTCCTCCCGCTGGCCGCGGCGGCCGGCGCGGTGCGGACCGACCTGATGACCAACGTGGCGATCGCGATGCCGCGCAGCCCGATGCACCTCGCGCACACCGCCTGGGACCTCCAGCTGATGTCCGGCGGCCGGTTCCGGCTCGGGCTGGGCTCGCAGATCAAGCCGCACGTCGAGAACCGGTACGGCGCCACCTGGTCGCCCCCGGCGGCCCGGATGCGGGAGATCGTGCTCGCAGTCAAGGCGATCCTCGCCTCCTGGCAGGACGGCACCCGGCTGGACTTCCGCGGCGAGCACACCCGCCACACGCTGATGCCGCCCACCTTCGTGCCCGGCCCGAACCCGTTCAGCCCGCCGCCGGTGCTCCTCGGCGCGCTCGGCCCGCTGATGACCCGCACCGCCGGCGAGGTGGCCGACGGGCTGCTGGTGATGCCGTTCCACAGCCACCGGCACTTCCGCGAGCGCACGCTTCCCGCCCTCGGGACCCCCGCCTCGCCGACCTTCCGCGTGCTGCCCCAGGCGATCGTCGCCATGGGCCGCACCCCGGAGGAGCAGCACGCCGCCGCCCTCGGCGTGCGCGGCCTGCTCGCCTTCTACGGCTCCACGCCGGCGTACCGCCCCGTGCTCGAGGTGGAGGGCTGGGCCGACGTCCAGCCCGAGCTCAACCGGCTCTCCAAGACCGGCGACGTCGGCGCGATGATGGAGCTGGTCACCGACGACATGCTGCACACCCTCGCGGTGGTCGGCACCCCCGAGGAGTGCGCCGCGGAGATCCTGCGCCGCTTCGGCGACGTCGCGGACCGGGTGTGCGCCTACTTCCCGGGGTACGCCGCCCCGCTCGACCAGGTCGGCGCGCTCGCCCGCGCCCTGGCCTGA
- a CDS encoding rhomboid family intramembrane serine protease has product MSARRTGGDLGGTWVRAALISVGFVALLWLIEAWDAISPQDLDTYGVRPRDDDGLVGVALAPVLHGGWDHLAGNTLPVLVLGFLVLVGGTARGLAATAIIWVVGGLGVWLTAPTYSIHLGASVLVFGWLVYLMLRGVFTRSAGEIILGIVLFLAYGGLLLGVLPGQPGVSWQGHLFGAVGGALAAVWVDRRSRQGFAGY; this is encoded by the coding sequence ATGAGCGCCCGCCGGACCGGCGGCGACCTCGGCGGCACCTGGGTCCGCGCGGCGCTGATCAGCGTCGGGTTCGTGGCGCTGCTGTGGCTCATCGAGGCCTGGGACGCGATCTCGCCCCAGGACCTGGACACGTACGGCGTCCGCCCGCGCGACGACGACGGGCTGGTCGGCGTCGCGCTCGCGCCGGTGCTGCACGGGGGGTGGGACCACCTGGCGGGCAACACGCTGCCGGTGCTGGTCCTCGGCTTCCTCGTGCTCGTCGGCGGCACCGCCCGCGGCCTCGCGGCCACCGCGATCATCTGGGTGGTCGGCGGCCTCGGCGTGTGGCTGACCGCGCCGACGTACTCCATCCACCTCGGCGCCAGCGTGCTCGTCTTCGGCTGGCTGGTCTACCTCATGCTGCGCGGCGTCTTCACCCGCAGCGCCGGCGAGATCATCCTCGGCATCGTGCTGTTCCTCGCCTACGGCGGCCTGCTCCTCGGCGTCCTGCCCGGGCAGCCGGGCGTCTCCTGGCAGGGCCACCTCTTCGGTGCGGTCGGCGGCGCGCTCGCGGCGGTCTGGGTCGACCGTCGCTCGCGGCAGGGGTTCGCGGGCTACTGA